The Anopheles moucheti chromosome 3, idAnoMoucSN_F20_07, whole genome shotgun sequence genome contains the following window.
GTGTTGTAAGTGTCGTTCTTCTAGTCTGAATCTATCGCGTTAAAATCGTTCCCGCACTTATACCACAAACCAATCCTTCGTTTccgatgcaacacacaacttcttctttcattttttagaTCTTTGCTCAAAATGACACGATCGTGtcgaaaaaacgaaaaaaatgttcgagaaTGTGCTCGGATCGTTCGGACTGGCTAATTTTGCACTAACACATATATAGAAGTGCTCACCGCGGCTCCCGAGCGGCCGAAAGCGCTCAATTAGAGCGAgaggaaacgatgaaaaaacgaGAGGTCAATATGAAAAAGTCGGTTTTTGCCAGATGGGTTGCGTTCGCTCGCTTCGTAGCATCTAGTGGTCTCGGGACCGCGAGCACTTCCAAGCACCTTGCGTGTAGGTACGAATGCATGCCTGCATGCACATACTGTTTAGGGTACTTTTCAGATTGATTTTGAAAGGGATTTATGAAACACTGACTCGGTGTGCTATTTTACATGTTTTCCAGGGcgaaaatgattatttttcattaaagtTTTAACTTTTCTGATCATTATTTGATAACAGccgctttgttgttttggaaaaTGCGATGTCACCCGTGTGTGTACATCTTGGAGTTAAATACTCGCGCAAAGGGTGACTCAAAATAATTGCTACgaaatttgattgtttttctaaAAAATAGACGAGGAAACACGGAATCCGGTGTATTATAAGCATGCAGCTTTTAATACGGATCCTTGAAAATAGtgcaaactaaaaaaaatatgtggaatatttattacTTCGGATAATCGTTGGAATGAGTGTAGTCGCGCCCTCTCCGTTCAAATGCAACTTGTCAAACGTGAACCTCGGTGATATTTTGTTTagaaaacaatagaaataGTCATCAAAAGGTTGAATAAGTTACAGTTTTATCGGCATATTGTTTTTAGATGAACATAAGCTTACATGTGTCCTGGAACTGATACCACCTTGGTCAGCTTAGCATCCTAATCACAACGTTGCATCCAATGCGCAGGCGCAACGAAGATGGAAAGAATATCCGTGCAGGATCACCGAGCCGTGTATGAACAGATGTGCAAGGATTATTTGAATTTGAAGCTCCTAGCGCAGCACGCTTGCCACGATCGGGAACATTTGGAGCGTTGTAAAAACTCTGTACGGGAGGAGATCTACTCCTGCAGAAAACTGTGCCGTGTTACAGAATTCGATCATCTTGTGGTGCTGTTGGAACAAAGAAATCTTCTCAGTCTGCTGAAGCCGGAACTGATTGGGCGGCTTGAATTGGTGCTGGATTCAAAAGACGTTGCCTGTGCCTTTCAATCGTACCAGAGCATGCTAAGTACACATTATGCAGCTATTCGACGTTTTTATTTAGAAGGTACAGCCAgtcgtagtttttttttattcagagTTTACATTACCATTTCGTTTCGTCCTTTCTTTTGCCAGATTTGCGCCACCGGGATCGTCGAACACTTCTTGAAAAGGAGGTGGAAAAGATCAAACTGCACGAAGCGGGCGACACCCCAAAGCCTTCGCCCACAAATGCAAAGTGTGACAAATATCTTCAGCAGCGTGATAACGTTTACTCGCTACTTCAGCTAGAAGTTGGTAAAAACTGGAAAGCATTTGGCAGGTTTTTAAACGTTTCACCGGCCGTTCTGGAAGAGGTTGAGGAGCGAAACAGGCACGATCTCAAAGCGCGGATTTATGAGGTGCTTCAATATGCCGAGATGCAGTTCGCCAATGATACACTCGATCGGTTTGTCGTCATCCTTCTGAAAGCGCTGGAAAACAGCAGGAGAAAAGATCTGAAACGGAAAATTGAAAGCATGTTACAGGAATAAAACACCGTATATTTGATCCATCAAAATTGGCTAAATTTTGCAAAGCGTTCTATTGTTCCTTGGTTGAAGAAAATCTATCCTTATGCTTTTATATGCAAACTAAACTTATCTCATGTTAGGACTACAACTACTCACTACAGTTTCGGATAttggcaaacaacaaaaatatcaaacatGTATTCATTTATTTGCTGTATAATTTGTATGTGAGTGAAATAGATTCTTGTCTAGCTCCTAACTGCAGTATTAgacaattggcagacgacggcgtCATTTCAGTCGCTAGCAGGGACGCTGTCGAAATACAACAGGCTTTACAAACCACTCTTGTTAACCTTGCCGAGTGGGCCGATAACCTTGGTATCAAGTTGTCTCCAACGAAAACTGAAATGGTAGTCTTTTCTCCATTTAGcgacaccgaaaaaaatagGGAGAAAGGACTATGTGAACCAAACATTGAGGTCTTTTTATACGGGAAAAAGATATCAATCACCGACAAGTTTCGA
Protein-coding sequences here:
- the LOC128304489 gene encoding fas-associated death domain protein is translated as MERISVQDHRAVYEQMCKDYLNLKLLAQHACHDREHLERCKNSVREEIYSCRKLCRVTEFDHLVVLLEQRNLLSLLKPELIGRLELVLDSKDVACAFQSYQSMLSTHYAAIRRFYLEDLRHRDRRTLLEKEVEKIKLHEAGDTPKPSPTNAKCDKYLQQRDNVYSLLQLEVGKNWKAFGRFLNVSPAVLEEVEERNRHDLKARIYEVLQYAEMQFANDTLDRFVVILLKALENSRRKDLKRKIESMLQE